GGGCAACATCCGGCGGATCAACGTCAACATCGCCGCCACCACCACCGAGGAGTACCGGAAGCTGAAGGAGGCCCAGATCGGGACCTACCAGCTGTTCCAGGAGACCTACCACCGGCCGACCTACGCCCTGATGCACCCCTCGGGCCCGAAGCACAACTACGACTGGCACACCACCGCTCACGACCGGGCGATGGAGGCCGGCATCGACGACGTCGGCGTGGGCGTGCTGTTCGGCCTGTACGATTACCGCTACGAGGTCCTGGCGATGCTGCTGCACGTCCGGCACCTGGAGGAGGCGTTCGGCGTGGGGCCGCACACCATCTCGGTGCCCCGGCTCCAGCCTGCGCCGGGGGTCGACCTCCACACCTTCCCCCACCTGGTCACGGACGACCAGTTCAAGAAGCTGGTCGCGATCCTCCGGCTGGCGGTGCCCTACACCGGCATGATCATCTCCACCCGGGAGACGCCCGAGATGCGGGCGCAGGTGCTGCGGCTGGGCGTGTCCCAGATCAGCGCCGGCTCCAGCGTGGGCATCGGCGGGTACAGCCAGATGACCGAGGAGCAGCGGGCGGCGACGGCGCAGTTCGTCCAGGGCGATCACCGCTCCCCGGATGAGGTCATCCGCTGGCTCTGCGAGGAAGGCTACCTGCCCAGCTACTGCACCGCCTGCTACCGGCAGGGGCGGACCGGCGACCGGTTCATGGCCCTGGCGAAGACCGGCCAGATCCAGAACCTCTGCCAGCCCAACGCCATCCTGACCTTCGAGGAGTACCTGGAGGACTACGCCTCCGAAGCGACCCGGGAGGTCGGCCGGCGCACGGAGGCGGCGAACCTGGCCCAGATCCCCAGCGAGAAGGTGCGCGCCGAGACCGAGCGGCGGCTTGTGCGCATCCGGGCCGGTGAGCGGGACCTGTACTTCTAGCCGGATCGCCCCACCGGGGCGGAGCATCCAGACGGACAGAAAGACCACCGCGGCCCGCGCGGTGGTCTTCCGCGTCGGTGGGGACGGCCGGCGGCGTCAGCGGGCCACTTCGCCCCGCCAGGTCACCATGCCCCCCGCCACGTTCTTCACGTTGGTGAACCCCAGCCGCTTCAGGAACTGGTACGCGACGGCGGAGCGGCTGGCGGTCCTGCAGATGAGCAGGATCTCCTCGTTCCTGTCCAGCTCCCGCGCCCAGGTGCGGATCTGCCCGAGGGGCTTCAGGACTGCGCCGGGCACGTGGCCTTCGGCGTACTCCCACGGCTCACGCACGTCGATGATCTTGGGGCGCTCGCCGCGCTCCAGACGGGCCTGCAGTTCGGCCGTGGTGATCGATTCGATGCGGGGACCAAAACCGAACACGACCATCGCCCTTTCGTGTAGATTTCGGGGACACACCTCAACGCTGTCATCATACCCCTACCAGTAACGGTAGCGCAAGAGGGGTTGAAATACCGTAGGGGGTATGGTGTATCATGGGACCTGAGCGACCGATCAGGGAGGCGAAAGGATGGCGCAGCGCAAGATTGTGATCGTCGGCGGCGTGGCCGGCGGAGCGACGGCGGCGGCCCGCGCCCGCCGCACCGACGAGCACGCCGAGATCGTCCTGTTCGAAAAGGGCCCCTACATCTCGTTTGCCAACTGCGGGCTGCCCTACTACGTCGGCAAGGAGATCGGCGACCGCTCGGCCCTGCTCCTGCAGACCCCCGAGAGCTTCCGCGCCCGGTTCGAGGTGGACGTCCGGGTGCTGCACGAAGTCGTCGCCATCGACCGGGCAGCCAAGCGTGTGACCGTGCGGAACCTGGAGACCGGTGAGGTGTACCACGAGTCCTACACTGCGTTGGTCCTCGCGCCGGGGTCGGTGCCCATCCGTCCGCCGCTGCCGGGCATTGGCCTGCCCAACGTCTTTACGGTCCGCACGGTCCCCGACGCCGTCGCGATCCGGGAGTTGGTGGAGCGGGAGAGCCCGGCCCGGGCCGTGGTTGTGGGGGCGGGCTTCATCGGGCTGGAGATGGTGGAGAACCTGGCGGGTCTCGGCCTCGCGGTGACGCTGGTGGAGAAGGCGGACCAGGTGCTGCCGCCGCTGGACCCCGAGATGGCGGCCTTCGTGCAGTCGCACCTGGAGCAGATGGGCGTGGAGGTCATCACAGGCGACGGCATCGCGGCCTTCACCGGCAACGACCGGGCGACGGCGGCCCGCCTGGAGAGCGGTCGTGAGGTGGAGGGCGACCTGTTCATCCTGGGGCTGGGGGTCCGGCCGGACACGCGCCTTGCGCGGGAGGCGGGCCTCGCGATCGGGCCGACGGGCGGCATTCAGGTCAACGAGCGGATGCAGACCAACGATCCGGCCATCTACGCCGCGGGCGACGCAGTGGAGACGATCCACCTGGTCACCGGCCGGCCCGCGCTGATTCCGCTGGCCGGTCCGGCCAACAAGCAGGGGCGGGTGGCCGGCGCCAACGCCGCGGGCGACTCGCTCACCTTCCCCGGCGCCATCGGCACCGCCATCGTGCGGGTGGGAAGCCTGGTGGCCGCGGTCACCGGCCTCTCCGAGAAGGCAGCCCGGCGGGAGGGGCTGAAGGTCTACACCAGCTACACGCTTTCCGGCGATCACGCCGACTATTATCCCGGGATGCAGGAGCTCATGACCAAGCTGGTCGTCGAGTCGGACACCGGCCGGCTGCTGGGGGCCCAGGTCATCGGCGCAAACGGCGTCGACAAGCGGACGGACGTCTACGCCACGGCCATCCTGGGCCGGATGACGGTGGACCAACTGGCCAACCTGGACCTGGCCTACGCGCCGCCC
The nucleotide sequence above comes from Symbiobacterium thermophilum IAM 14863. Encoded proteins:
- the hydG gene encoding [FeFe] hydrogenase H-cluster radical SAM maturase HydG — encoded protein: MPVAAEKASFIDDALLDCLLGQASAPSAARLGQILDKAALAGGLDLEEVADLLMVEDPDHLEALFRTAFEIKQKIYGNRIVLFAPLYVSNLCVNNCRYCGFRRSNDQEVRRRLTQEEVAAEVRALIRMGHKRVLLEAGEDPVHCDIDYIVDCIRTIYGVREGKGNIRRINVNIAATTTEEYRKLKEAQIGTYQLFQETYHRPTYALMHPSGPKHNYDWHTTAHDRAMEAGIDDVGVGVLFGLYDYRYEVLAMLLHVRHLEEAFGVGPHTISVPRLQPAPGVDLHTFPHLVTDDQFKKLVAILRLAVPYTGMIISTRETPEMRAQVLRLGVSQISAGSSVGIGGYSQMTEEQRAATAQFVQGDHRSPDEVIRWLCEEGYLPSYCTACYRQGRTGDRFMALAKTGQIQNLCQPNAILTFEEYLEDYASEATREVGRRTEAANLAQIPSEKVRAETERRLVRIRAGERDLYF
- a CDS encoding rhodanese-like domain-containing protein — protein: MFGFGPRIESITTAELQARLERGERPKIIDVREPWEYAEGHVPGAVLKPLGQIRTWARELDRNEEILLICRTASRSAVAYQFLKRLGFTNVKNVAGGMVTWRGEVAR
- a CDS encoding FAD-dependent oxidoreductase; its protein translation is MAQRKIVIVGGVAGGATAAARARRTDEHAEIVLFEKGPYISFANCGLPYYVGKEIGDRSALLLQTPESFRARFEVDVRVLHEVVAIDRAAKRVTVRNLETGEVYHESYTALVLAPGSVPIRPPLPGIGLPNVFTVRTVPDAVAIRELVERESPARAVVVGAGFIGLEMVENLAGLGLAVTLVEKADQVLPPLDPEMAAFVQSHLEQMGVEVITGDGIAAFTGNDRATAARLESGREVEGDLFILGLGVRPDTRLAREAGLAIGPTGGIQVNERMQTNDPAIYAAGDAVETIHLVTGRPALIPLAGPANKQGRVAGANAAGDSLTFPGAIGTAIVRVGSLVAAVTGLSEKAARREGLKVYTSYTLSGDHADYYPGMQELMTKLVVESDTGRLLGAQVIGANGVDKRTDVYATAILGRMTVDQLANLDLAYAPPFGAAKDAAVVAGMVAQNIRRAALRVITPEELLGRMEAGEELQVVDVRNPYEYDMGAVPGAVNIPVDELRSRLGELDPSRETVVYDRTGAMAYVAARILAQRGYSVSSLAGGYALFPAAEAVRAQRTL